A single Patescibacteria group bacterium DNA region contains:
- a CDS encoding DNA-3-methyladenine glycosylase has product MSVVARSFYKGKTTSIAKNLLGKVLVRHVKPTESGSRATEVENEINKKGIIVETEAYLGPEDKACHSFRGKTERTEVMFGPAGHAYVYLVYGIHYMFNIVTEAPGEAVLVRALEPLGGEFGKRIASGPGKLTKWLNIDKSFNGWDLTKGEGLWISHEPRSSPYLLAGKAGSPAHGAAAREAPGASLAAEDLDHGNFEISSAKRVGVDYAEEWSEKPLRFFIKDNPAVSTAQDSLC; this is encoded by the coding sequence ATGTCTGTTGTCGCACGAAGTTTTTATAAGGGAAAGACTACGAGTATTGCTAAAAACCTTTTGGGAAAGGTTTTGGTTCGCCACGTAAAGCCCACGGAGAGTGGGTCACGTGCCACCGAAGTTGAGAATGAAATAAACAAGAAAGGAATAATCGTAGAGACGGAGGCTTATTTAGGACCGGAGGATAAGGCTTGCCATTCCTTCAGAGGGAAGACAGAAAGAACGGAGGTAATGTTTGGACCGGCGGGGCATGCTTATGTTTATTTGGTTTACGGAATTCATTATATGTTTAATATTGTGACTGAGGCTCCGGGAGAAGCTGTTTTGGTTCGAGCACTTGAACCCCTTGGTGGTGAATTTGGTAAACGCATTGCTTCCGGTCCGGGTAAACTGACAAAGTGGCTTAATATTGATAAAAGCTTCAACGGTTGGGATTTGACCAAGGGGGAGGGGTTGTGGATTTCCCATGAGCCGCGATCTTCGCCGTACCTGCTTGCCGGCAAGGCGGGTTCCCCAGCCCATGGGGCTGCGGCCAGAGAAGCCCCAGGGGCGTCTCTTGCGGCGGAGGATTTAGACCACGGAAATTTCGAAATTTCTTCCGCAAAAAGAGTTGGTGTAGATTACGCCGAAGAGTGGTCGGAAAAACCGCTTCGTTTTTTCATCAAAGATAATCCCGCTGTTTCTACAGCGCAGGACTCCTTATGTTAA
- a CDS encoding SagB/ThcOx family dehydrogenase: MKVSLWLVFLIALAFLGGSVFVALRNRGIVKDDSADDIVDSVSLSSEMKQKNSEKIKLPDPRTSSEISVEEAIAKRRSRREFTSQPLSAGQISQILWAVQGITGESSGHRAAPSAGALYPLEVYMVAKSGGVSGYQAGVYHYLPLEHSVEKIGQKDLARDLAAAALGQSFIADAPISLVITAKYSRVTNKYGERGRQYVHMEAGHAAQNVYLQVETLGLGTVVVGAFDGERIVELLQIPAEHEPLYVMPIGNLK; the protein is encoded by the coding sequence GTGAAGGTGTCTCTGTGGCTGGTATTTTTAATTGCCTTAGCTTTTTTGGGGGGTTCTGTGTTTGTTGCTTTGAGAAATAGGGGTATTGTTAAAGACGATAGTGCTGACGATATAGTAGATAGTGTTTCATTAAGTTCTGAAATGAAACAAAAGAATTCTGAAAAGATAAAGCTTCCTGATCCGCGAACCTCAAGCGAAATTTCAGTAGAGGAAGCTATTGCAAAAAGGCGTTCGCGGCGAGAGTTTACTTCCCAACCATTGAGTGCGGGACAAATTTCCCAAATTCTTTGGGCAGTGCAAGGCATAACTGGTGAAAGTTCGGGACACCGAGCAGCTCCTTCGGCTGGAGCTTTGTACCCTTTGGAAGTTTACATGGTGGCTAAGAGTGGTGGGGTTTCTGGTTACCAAGCCGGAGTTTATCATTACTTACCTCTTGAGCATTCAGTAGAAAAGATTGGGCAAAAAGACTTAGCTCGCGATTTGGCAGCGGCTGCTTTGGGCCAATCTTTTATTGCCGATGCTCCTATCTCGTTAGTCATAACAGCGAAATATTCGCGCGTGACTAATAAATATGGTGAGCGGGGAAGGCAGTATGTACATATGGAAGCAGGGCATGCTGCTCAGAATGTTTATTTACAAGTTGAGACTTTAGGTTTGGGTACTGTAGTGGTTGGTGCATTTGATGGTGAACGGATTGTTGAACTTCTCCAAATTCCTGCAGAACACGAACCTCTTTACGTTATGCCGATTGGTAATCTCAAATAA
- the mltG gene encoding endolytic transglycosylase MltG has protein sequence MSKFLKVTIFFLFLLPILFFGARAYYKFALNREAQIDTPKTIIIEPGMGISEIATLLSDQGVINSEVLFIIYVKLNHGSAKLQAGEYQIPADLNLKEVVELLQHGTFDINLTFLEGWRREQMAEYLQKDPRARGLENISGDEFLALTQGEEGYLFPDTYRIPRDTSTKELVDLMRKTFAEKVGEDLREDAKETGLSFPEVIVLASVVEREVPSAEDRSKVAGILIKRLQNNWPLEADATVQYAVANVRCGEGSLECENWWPNQLTKTDLALDDPYNTRKHKGLPPAPICNPGIDSIKAVVNYEKSPYWFYLSDKEGNTHYSKTLDEHQQKVLKYLSG, from the coding sequence ATGTCTAAGTTTTTAAAAGTTACAATCTTCTTCCTCTTTTTACTTCCCATTTTGTTTTTTGGGGCTCGTGCTTATTATAAATTTGCCTTAAATCGGGAAGCGCAAATAGATACTCCTAAGACTATAATTATTGAACCCGGGATGGGAATTTCTGAGATTGCAACACTTTTAAGTGATCAGGGTGTTATTAATTCCGAAGTTCTTTTTATAATTTATGTCAAGCTTAATCACGGGAGCGCAAAATTACAGGCTGGCGAGTATCAAATTCCTGCTGACTTAAACTTGAAAGAGGTGGTTGAGCTATTGCAGCATGGTACATTTGATATTAACCTCACTTTTTTGGAAGGGTGGCGTCGGGAGCAAATGGCAGAGTACTTACAAAAGGACCCACGTGCTCGAGGATTGGAGAATATTTCTGGTGATGAGTTTTTGGCTTTGACCCAAGGCGAAGAAGGTTATTTATTTCCAGATACGTACCGTATTCCAAGAGATACTAGTACAAAAGAGCTGGTAGATCTAATGCGTAAAACTTTTGCGGAGAAAGTTGGAGAGGATCTTAGAGAAGATGCCAAAGAGACAGGTTTGTCCTTTCCAGAAGTGATTGTTTTGGCTTCTGTAGTGGAAAGAGAAGTACCTTCTGCTGAAGACCGTTCCAAAGTTGCGGGTATTTTGATTAAGAGGTTGCAAAATAATTGGCCCTTGGAAGCAGATGCGACTGTTCAATACGCGGTGGCGAATGTTAGGTGTGGTGAGGGTAGTTTGGAGTGTGAGAATTGGTGGCCAAATCAACTAACTAAGACTGATTTGGCATTAGATGATCCCTATAATACTCGAAAACATAAAGGTCTTCCTCCCGCTCCAATTTGCAATCCGGGCATTGATTCTATAAAGGCAGTGGTTAATTACGAAAAATCTCCGTATTGGTTTTATCTTTCTGATAAAGAGGGAAATACGCACTACTCTAAAACCCTTGACGAGCACCAGCAGAAGGTGTTAAAGTACTTGAGCGGCTAA
- a CDS encoding DnaJ C-terminal domain-containing protein, with translation MAKNYYDILGVSKNANQEEIKKAYREKAKKYHPDAKSSEKDEERFKKINEAYQVLSDPKKKQAYDQFGDAAFSETGGFGQGFGGGGPFGFGQTSGGRRQGPFTYTYTSGGEDIDFEDLFGDAFSTFFGGGSPFSGFRRKRKGKDLRAEITIDFPKAVKGTQEKINYNGREIKIRIPEGARDGLELKFAGAGGQARDREGHKLPQGDLYVRVRVQTPPGITLRGSDIYIEKETSAIDAMLGTEVPVKVVDPQKPNAVEISKLKIPAGTQPGDVFRLRGKGMPYLHGRGRGDAYVKINIRIPKSLSKKERDLLKKLRKS, from the coding sequence ATGGCTAAAAACTATTATGACATTTTAGGCGTGTCAAAAAATGCAAATCAAGAGGAAATAAAGAAAGCTTACCGGGAAAAGGCTAAGAAGTATCACCCAGATGCAAAATCTAGTGAGAAGGACGAAGAACGCTTCAAAAAGATAAACGAAGCTTACCAAGTTTTGTCAGATCCTAAAAAGAAACAAGCCTATGACCAGTTTGGCGATGCGGCTTTTTCGGAAACCGGAGGTTTTGGACAAGGATTTGGCGGCGGCGGGCCCTTTGGGTTTGGTCAAACCTCAGGGGGCAGACGGCAAGGGCCGTTTACTTACACCTATACCAGCGGCGGAGAGGATATTGATTTTGAAGATCTTTTCGGGGACGCATTTTCAACTTTTTTTGGCGGTGGGTCTCCCTTTAGCGGGTTCCGTCGTAAAAGAAAGGGAAAAGACCTACGTGCGGAAATCACTATAGATTTTCCCAAGGCTGTAAAAGGAACTCAGGAGAAAATTAATTACAACGGGCGGGAGATAAAAATCCGAATTCCCGAAGGAGCACGGGATGGGTTGGAACTAAAATTTGCCGGGGCGGGCGGACAAGCACGGGATAGAGAAGGTCACAAACTCCCGCAAGGCGACCTTTATGTGCGTGTAAGAGTACAAACACCACCCGGAATCACATTACGAGGGTCGGACATCTATATTGAAAAGGAAACTTCAGCAATTGACGCTATGCTGGGAACCGAAGTCCCGGTCAAGGTCGTTGACCCCCAAAAGCCTAACGCCGTGGAAATATCCAAACTAAAAATTCCTGCCGGCACCCAACCTGGAGATGTTTTTCGCCTTAGAGGAAAAGGTATGCCTTATCTTCACGGACGGGGTAGGGGGGACGCTTATGTAAAAATAAATATTAGAATTCCAAAAAGCTTATCGAAAAAAGAACGAGATTTGTTAAAAAAACTGAGGAAATCCTAA
- a CDS encoding MscL family protein codes for MESIKEFKKNNKFLSEFFSFLKEYKIIGLGIAVVVGGAVRDLSTSLAEDIIMPIVEVLIPGGGWREAVLKIGPVQLSIGSFLGSVIDFLIIALVVFIFYKFILGKEEIDKVG; via the coding sequence ATGGAAAGTATCAAAGAATTTAAGAAAAACAATAAATTCCTTAGCGAGTTCTTCTCCTTTCTAAAGGAGTATAAGATTATTGGGTTGGGTATAGCTGTTGTTGTTGGTGGGGCTGTGCGGGACCTTTCTACTTCTTTAGCTGAAGATATAATTATGCCTATTGTTGAGGTTTTGATCCCTGGTGGTGGCTGGCGGGAAGCGGTGCTAAAGATTGGTCCGGTTCAGTTATCTATCGGCAGCTTTTTGGGTTCAGTTATTGATTTTCTAATTATTGCATTAGTAGTTTTTATTTTCTACAAATTTATTTTAGGGAAAGAAGAGATTGATAAGGTTGGTTAG
- the nusA gene encoding transcription termination factor NusA, translating into MIQTEFSAALNQVCAERGLEPEKVLEAVEEALLTAYLKDHPEVESESESFEVKLDPETGEARILKEGDDVTPSGFGRIAAQTAKQIIFQRVREAEKEALAGEYEKKIGAIVNGYIFRKDKGVVVLDLERTQGIMPPGEQVPGENYSLNQQLKVLVAEVREGPRGPEVIVSRSRPEFVKQLFVLEVPEIDSGTVVIEAVAREAGQRTKIAASSASKNVDPVGSLVGQKGVRVQSVIRELGHEKIDIIEYSADPARFIANALSPADVTSVVLDEETETATVSVPEDQLSLAIGKGGQNVRLAAKLTGWRIDIRGPEGQPLGSGVEGATSLEVLDLPTRVENCLEEAGFSTVEELASLSEEELSEMEGIGAKSIEKIVKALETADLEEAGEEDKESEDEDSENVLEEEIEEEGVEEEREPEDEEEKEKDVEKQEN; encoded by the coding sequence ATGATCCAAACGGAATTTTCAGCAGCATTGAACCAAGTTTGTGCTGAACGAGGTTTAGAGCCAGAAAAAGTATTAGAAGCGGTAGAAGAAGCCCTTCTTACAGCTTATCTTAAAGATCATCCCGAGGTGGAAAGTGAGTCCGAATCCTTTGAAGTTAAATTGGATCCGGAAACAGGTGAGGCACGTATTTTGAAGGAGGGTGATGATGTGACACCTTCGGGGTTTGGACGCATTGCAGCTCAGACAGCAAAGCAAATTATTTTTCAGAGAGTTCGCGAGGCAGAGAAGGAGGCTTTAGCAGGGGAATATGAGAAAAAAATAGGTGCTATTGTGAATGGTTATATTTTTAGGAAGGATAAAGGTGTAGTTGTTTTGGATCTGGAGCGTACTCAGGGAATTATGCCTCCGGGAGAGCAGGTTCCGGGCGAGAATTATTCTTTGAACCAGCAGCTCAAGGTTTTGGTAGCTGAGGTGCGCGAAGGTCCGCGAGGTCCTGAAGTAATAGTTTCTAGATCTAGACCTGAGTTTGTGAAACAGCTTTTTGTATTGGAAGTTCCAGAAATAGATTCCGGTACGGTAGTGATAGAGGCAGTGGCGAGAGAAGCAGGGCAAAGGACCAAGATTGCAGCTTCTTCTGCAAGTAAAAATGTGGATCCTGTAGGTTCTTTGGTAGGTCAAAAAGGCGTACGTGTTCAATCTGTGATTAGGGAATTAGGTCATGAGAAGATTGATATTATTGAGTATAGTGCAGATCCAGCCCGGTTTATTGCTAATGCCCTTTCTCCGGCAGATGTAACAAGTGTAGTTTTGGATGAAGAAACAGAAACAGCAACCGTTTCTGTTCCAGAGGACCAGCTATCTTTGGCAATTGGTAAAGGTGGTCAAAATGTGAGGTTAGCCGCTAAATTAACAGGTTGGCGTATTGATATTCGTGGTCCTGAGGGCCAGCCGTTGGGTAGTGGTGTTGAAGGTGCTACAAGTTTAGAGGTGTTGGACCTTCCTACTCGAGTGGAAAATTGTTTGGAGGAAGCAGGGTTTTCTACAGTCGAAGAATTAGCTTCTCTGTCCGAGGAGGAGTTAAGTGAAATGGAGGGAATTGGGGCTAAATCTATTGAGAAAATTGTGAAAGCTTTAGAAACAGCAGATTTAGAGGAAGCGGGGGAAGAGGATAAAGAAAGTGAAGATGAGGATAGTGAAAATGTGCTTGAAGAGGAAATAGAGGAAGAAGGTGTTGAGGAGGAAAGGGAACCGGAGGACGAGGAGGAAAAGGAAAAAGATGTGGAAAAGCAGGAAAATTAA
- a CDS encoding DUF2284 domain-containing protein, producing the protein MGYGEISSGNVPYDKKVTVEACKTGCALFGKGGGCPPYSPDFQQIKKKFPYAQAIYSRLYTRYYPPKVARASFYIRWNFVKALMERKIANVGYFLREQLGGFFLSAGPCHGCGNKTCAFKEGEKKCRKPEKRVFSLESTGVLANELVEKLFGFRLLWFDKEREDYIPEYMVNVILLMTKNSVPENLLGDCVREYYQNIPGAYFPVTDEERENILGRNWEDR; encoded by the coding sequence GTGGGTTATGGAGAAATTAGTTCTGGCAATGTTCCCTATGATAAAAAAGTAACAGTAGAGGCATGTAAAACAGGCTGTGCTCTTTTCGGCAAAGGTGGTGGCTGTCCGCCGTATTCTCCGGATTTTCAACAAATTAAAAAGAAATTTCCTTATGCACAAGCAATTTATTCTCGCCTTTATACTCGTTACTACCCGCCAAAAGTGGCCCGCGCAAGTTTTTATATCCGCTGGAATTTCGTTAAGGCGCTAATGGAAAGAAAAATTGCAAATGTGGGTTATTTTTTAAGGGAACAGTTGGGAGGTTTTTTCTTGTCAGCGGGTCCTTGCCACGGCTGCGGCAACAAAACTTGTGCCTTTAAAGAAGGTGAAAAGAAATGTAGAAAGCCAGAAAAGAGAGTGTTTTCGCTGGAATCAACAGGAGTTTTGGCAAATGAGTTAGTGGAAAAATTGTTTGGGTTTAGGCTCTTGTGGTTTGATAAAGAGCGTGAGGATTATATTCCCGAATATATGGTAAACGTAATTTTACTGATGACCAAGAACAGCGTACCAGAGAATTTGTTGGGTGATTGTGTGCGCGAATATTACCAAAATATACCCGGTGCTTATTTTCCCGTTACTGATGAGGAGAGAGAAAACATACTTGGAAGGAATTGGGAGGATAGATGA
- a CDS encoding radical SAM protein: protein MMKPKYLSLSKKDWKHKIERGQELLAPCQICPWECGVSRTDKNAPTGICGMREAPVISSAHPHFGEEKCLVGHNGSGTIFFTSCNLSCVYCQNFRISQQRMGQVITIQELAQTMLKLQKQGCHNINLVSPSIWVPQILKALSLAKKDGLNLPLVYNTGGYDRPETLKLLEGVIAIYMPDIKYSENKMGEKYSGVPDYWDTARKAIKEMHHQAGDLKINDEGIAKKGLLVRHLILPNNIAGTKQVMNFLAKKISKNTYVNIMDQYRPTHNASNYPKLSRTITKEEFKNAVQKAREVGLWRFDHLT from the coding sequence ATGATGAAACCAAAATATCTGTCACTTTCCAAAAAGGATTGGAAGCATAAAATTGAAAGGGGACAAGAATTATTAGCTCCATGCCAAATTTGTCCTTGGGAATGTGGAGTTAGCCGGACCGATAAAAACGCACCTACCGGGATCTGTGGTATGAGGGAAGCTCCAGTAATATCTTCTGCTCACCCCCACTTTGGTGAGGAAAAATGTCTTGTGGGTCACAACGGTTCCGGAACCATTTTCTTCACTTCTTGTAACCTCTCCTGTGTGTACTGCCAAAACTTTAGGATTTCTCAACAAAGAATGGGGCAAGTTATCACTATTCAAGAATTAGCACAAACAATGCTCAAGTTACAAAAACAAGGCTGTCACAATATCAACCTCGTCTCCCCCTCCATCTGGGTGCCCCAAATTTTGAAAGCGCTTTCACTTGCGAAAAAAGATGGCTTAAATCTCCCTCTCGTCTACAACACAGGAGGCTACGACCGTCCTGAAACACTAAAACTGTTGGAAGGGGTTATCGCTATTTACATGCCAGATATCAAATATTCGGAAAATAAAATGGGGGAAAAATATTCGGGAGTACCAGATTATTGGGACACAGCACGCAAAGCTATAAAGGAAATGCACCATCAAGCGGGAGACCTAAAAATAAATGATGAAGGAATTGCTAAAAAAGGTCTTTTGGTCCGGCACTTAATCTTACCCAACAATATTGCAGGAACAAAGCAAGTGATGAACTTCCTCGCCAAAAAAATTTCGAAAAATACTTACGTAAATATTATGGACCAGTATCGCCCCACACACAATGCATCCAATTACCCCAAACTTTCTCGCACAATTACTAAGGAAGAGTTTAAAAACGCGGTACAAAAGGCACGAGAGGTAGGCCTTTGGCGCTTTGATCACTTAACATAA
- a CDS encoding Trp family transcriptional regulator — protein MTKISRYGLKGEQKEKFIKELWDLFASFEDAEAAKNFLAHYLTSAEVIIFAKRWQALKCLAKKQSYGEIGKKLKMSSTTLSRYSNRMRANNKFCDEVARRL, from the coding sequence GTGACGAAAATATCTCGATATGGTTTAAAAGGAGAGCAAAAAGAAAAATTTATTAAGGAGCTTTGGGATCTTTTTGCGTCCTTTGAAGATGCTGAAGCAGCCAAAAACTTTCTTGCACATTATTTAACATCTGCTGAAGTAATTATTTTTGCCAAAAGATGGCAAGCGCTCAAGTGCCTTGCGAAAAAACAATCTTATGGTGAAATCGGAAAGAAGCTAAAAATGAGTTCGACAACTCTTTCTCGTTATAGCAATCGTATGCGGGCAAATAATAAGTTTTGCGATGAGGTAGCTCGACGCTTGTAG
- a CDS encoding GTP-binding protein, with translation MSEESPAKNLVPRPPVVTLLGHVDHGKTSLLSRIKDQDLTLKEFGGISQHTNAYQVTTEFEGEEKKITFIDTPGHAAFSKMRSRGGQIADLVILVVAADDGVQPQTKEAVQFAREAGVEIMVALNKIDLDHARPEEVKQELTELGLNPEDWGGTTTIIETSAISGKGVEELLEMILLWAETTGLVADIEAPFDGVIVESHLDPRCGPVATVLVREGMLKKSMVVYAGETEAKVKAMFLGKEGVEKAMPADPVEVLGFKDVPTVGSPVSEEKVQHEKGRRKMLIDLNKKDEKTLNLVLKADAVGTAQAVEASVENISMGDFKTQIVHCGVGSITENDIRLAADSDAYVLAFNTSFSLGAENLAEELGVPVAKFNIIYKLIERVNDLLEEKKREYEGQLPGMGQVIKVFTLPLSDDKIAGSRLLAGSMEVGDRVKITRDADEVHKARIKSIESKREEVEKAVKGQEVGLYLKPQFKNIKVGDVIEVI, from the coding sequence ATGTCAGAAGAAAGCCCCGCCAAAAATTTGGTTCCGCGTCCCCCTGTGGTTACTCTTCTTGGCCATGTAGACCATGGCAAAACCTCTCTTTTGTCAAGAATTAAAGATCAAGATCTAACTCTCAAAGAGTTTGGTGGTATTTCTCAACACACTAATGCATACCAAGTAACTACAGAATTTGAGGGAGAAGAGAAGAAAATTACTTTTATTGATACTCCTGGGCATGCTGCTTTTTCGAAAATGCGGTCTCGCGGTGGACAAATTGCTGATCTTGTCATTCTTGTGGTAGCAGCAGATGACGGTGTCCAACCTCAGACTAAGGAGGCTGTTCAATTTGCGCGGGAAGCAGGTGTAGAAATAATGGTCGCATTGAACAAAATAGATTTAGATCACGCTCGACCAGAGGAAGTAAAACAAGAACTCACTGAACTTGGATTGAATCCTGAAGATTGGGGCGGTACTACAACAATTATTGAAACTTCTGCTATAAGTGGAAAGGGTGTGGAGGAGCTTTTGGAAATGATCTTGCTTTGGGCAGAAACTACTGGGTTAGTGGCTGATATTGAAGCTCCCTTTGATGGTGTAATTGTTGAATCGCATTTAGACCCTCGTTGTGGACCAGTAGCAACTGTGCTGGTGCGAGAAGGGATGTTGAAGAAAAGTATGGTAGTTTATGCTGGTGAAACAGAAGCTAAGGTTAAAGCAATGTTTCTAGGTAAAGAAGGTGTGGAAAAAGCGATGCCTGCTGATCCCGTGGAGGTGTTGGGTTTTAAAGATGTACCTACAGTAGGAAGTCCAGTTTCGGAAGAGAAGGTGCAGCACGAGAAGGGGAGGAGAAAGATGCTGATTGATTTAAATAAGAAGGATGAAAAGACCCTAAATTTGGTGCTTAAAGCAGATGCGGTGGGAACAGCACAAGCGGTAGAAGCTTCGGTAGAAAATATTAGCATGGGAGATTTTAAAACGCAGATTGTACACTGTGGAGTGGGAAGTATTACGGAAAATGATATTCGCTTGGCTGCGGATTCTGATGCATATGTTCTTGCTTTTAACACCAGTTTTTCCTTAGGTGCGGAGAATCTTGCGGAGGAGTTGGGTGTTCCAGTGGCAAAGTTCAATATTATTTATAAGTTGATTGAAAGAGTTAACGACCTGCTTGAGGAAAAGAAAAGGGAATATGAAGGTCAGCTTCCGGGTATGGGTCAGGTTATTAAGGTTTTTACTCTCCCCCTTTCTGATGACAAGATAGCTGGTTCCAGACTCTTAGCTGGTTCGATGGAGGTGGGAGACCGAGTAAAGATTACTAGAGATGCTGATGAAGTTCATAAAGCGCGAATTAAATCTATAGAGAGTAAAAGGGAGGAAGTTGAAAAAGCAGTGAAAGGTCAGGAAGTTGGCCTTTACCTCAAGCCCCAGTTCAAAAACATTAAAGTAGGAGATGTTATTGAGGTAATTTGA